In a genomic window of Stakelama saccharophila:
- a CDS encoding ATP-binding protein translates to MRRILHPSLGLIGRLVAILLITLVVEFVASTLLYEQASRFAVREDEARRLAEHLVISRKLVEEREPARRPAMAAELTTDRYAMHWDRLPPATAPIAPRLDHMREQVLAWESSLAREDLRLRLASPGGRSTLTGGLRLDDGSWLHFQTLHALEGLDLATERILLALIPAIALMIVGGMIIRRTLQPLGKLATAAERVGSGDQAPVAEEGPSEVVRVVRAFNRMQERIHRLIADRTRALAAVGHDFRTPLARLRLRAEGVADRETRDAIEADIAEMEAMVASLLAYLGGDDDPEQPVSADIAVLCATLIDDAQDHGRDAVYDGPDHLEMPVRVAALKRAVQNLVDNALRHGDRIVLRLAVADVVAITVEDDGPGIPEADLYRVVQPFVRLDSSRRRDTIGFGLGLAIVQRVARLEGGELTLENRAGGGLRATLRLPRR, encoded by the coding sequence CTGAGACGCATCCTGCATCCCTCGCTCGGGCTGATCGGGCGGCTGGTCGCGATCCTGCTGATCACCCTGGTGGTGGAATTCGTCGCCAGCACGCTTCTCTACGAGCAGGCCAGCAGGTTCGCCGTCCGCGAGGACGAGGCGCGGCGCCTGGCCGAACACCTCGTCATCAGCCGCAAGCTGGTCGAAGAGCGCGAGCCCGCGCGCCGGCCGGCAATGGCGGCCGAACTCACCACGGACCGGTACGCCATGCACTGGGACCGCTTGCCGCCGGCGACCGCGCCGATCGCCCCGCGTCTCGATCACATGCGGGAACAGGTGCTCGCCTGGGAATCGTCGCTGGCGCGCGAAGATCTGCGGCTTCGGCTCGCATCCCCCGGCGGCCGGTCGACGCTGACCGGCGGCCTGCGGCTGGACGATGGTAGCTGGCTGCATTTCCAGACGCTGCACGCACTCGAAGGGCTCGATTTGGCGACCGAGCGGATTCTGCTCGCTCTCATTCCGGCGATCGCGCTGATGATCGTCGGCGGTATGATCATCCGGCGCACGCTGCAGCCGCTCGGCAAGCTCGCCACCGCCGCCGAACGCGTCGGCAGCGGTGATCAGGCGCCCGTTGCGGAGGAGGGGCCGAGCGAGGTCGTCCGCGTGGTCCGCGCCTTCAATCGGATGCAGGAGCGTATCCACCGGCTGATCGCCGATCGCACGCGGGCGCTCGCCGCGGTGGGGCACGACTTTCGCACGCCGCTCGCCCGCCTGCGGCTGCGCGCGGAAGGGGTGGCCGACCGCGAAACGCGCGATGCGATCGAGGCCGACATTGCCGAGATGGAAGCGATGGTCGCCTCGCTGCTCGCCTATCTGGGCGGCGACGACGATCCCGAACAGCCCGTATCGGCCGATATCGCCGTATTGTGCGCAACACTGATCGACGATGCGCAGGATCATGGCCGCGACGCCGTTTATGACGGCCCCGATCATCTGGAGATGCCGGTTCGCGTGGCCGCGCTGAAGCGCGCGGTTCAGAACCTGGTCGACAACGCGCTGCGCCACGGCGACCGCATCGTCCTGCGGCTGGCCGTCGCGGACGTCGTCGCGATCACGGTGGAAGATGACGGCCCCGGCATTCCGGAGGCGGACCTCTACCGTGTGGTGCAGCCCTTTGTCCGGCTCGATTCCTCCCGCCGCCGCGATACGATCGGATTCGGCCTGGGGCTGGCGATCGTGCAGCGGGTCGCGCGGCTCGAAGGCGGCGAACTGACCCTGGAAAACCGCGCCGGGGGCGGGCTGCGCGCCACGCTTCGGCTGCCGCGGCGATGA
- a CDS encoding response regulator transcription factor, whose product MDMEPMGDLVAGAPTIILVEDDPSLRTLTARALQENGFAVRQANAAPEMWLALESGPADLVLLDIMLPGTSGIDLCRALRARSNIPIIFISARGSEMDRVVGLELGADDYIAKPFGTRELVARVRAVLRRPPLDRSDERRETGTRRFGGWTMNLPRRELLSPSGASVELTSAEFDLLATLLDHGGRALARERLIELSRTRLGDSSDRSIDVLISRLRRKLSSAGHDAPIVTVRGVGYMVNVPVERC is encoded by the coding sequence ATGGATATGGAACCGATGGGCGATCTGGTCGCCGGCGCGCCGACGATCATCCTGGTGGAGGACGACCCTTCGCTGCGGACGCTGACGGCACGGGCGCTGCAGGAAAACGGCTTTGCCGTCCGGCAGGCCAATGCCGCGCCGGAGATGTGGCTGGCGCTCGAATCGGGGCCGGCCGACCTCGTCCTCCTTGACATCATGCTGCCGGGGACGAGCGGGATAGACCTCTGCCGGGCGCTGCGGGCCAGGAGCAACATTCCCATCATCTTCATCAGCGCCAGGGGCAGCGAGATGGACCGCGTCGTCGGCCTGGAACTCGGCGCCGACGACTATATCGCCAAGCCGTTCGGCACGCGCGAACTCGTCGCGCGGGTGCGCGCCGTGCTGCGCCGGCCGCCGCTCGACCGCTCCGACGAACGGCGGGAGACAGGCACGCGCCGCTTCGGCGGATGGACGATGAACCTGCCCCGGCGCGAACTGCTTTCGCCTAGCGGCGCGAGCGTCGAACTGACCAGTGCGGAATTTGACCTGCTCGCGACCCTGCTCGACCACGGCGGCAGGGCGCTTGCGCGTGAACGGCTGATCGAGCTGTCGCGCACGCGGCTGGGCGACAGTTCGGATCGCAGCATCGACGTCCTGATCAGTCGCCTGCGCCGGAAATTGTCGAGCGCGGGCCATGATGCGCCGATCGTCACGGTGCGCGGCGTGGGCTATATGGTCAATGTGCCGGTGGAGCGTTGCTGA
- a CDS encoding glutaredoxin family protein — MNDLSTAPKTGDRTGERTATVYRMVMDKHICPFGLKTLHLLKSQGYRVDDHHLTTRAETDAFKEKHGVKTTPQTFVGGERIGGYEELRRFLGKPVKDPKATSYKPVVAIFGMGALMALATSWLASGALLTAMTAELFIAISMCLLAIQKLQDVEGFATMFLGYDLLARRWVPYAYLYPFGEGLAGGLMIAHALDWLSIPIALFIGGVGAVSVFYAVYIQKRELKCACVGGGSNVPLGFVSLTENVMMFAMGLWVLLT, encoded by the coding sequence ATGAACGATTTGAGCACCGCGCCGAAAACCGGCGACAGAACCGGCGAAAGGACCGCGACGGTCTATCGCATGGTGATGGACAAGCATATTTGCCCGTTCGGCCTGAAGACGCTTCACCTGCTCAAGTCTCAGGGCTACCGGGTCGACGACCACCATCTGACGACGCGCGCCGAAACCGATGCATTCAAGGAAAAGCACGGCGTGAAGACGACGCCGCAAACCTTCGTCGGCGGCGAACGCATCGGCGGTTACGAAGAACTGCGTCGCTTTCTGGGCAAGCCGGTGAAGGACCCGAAGGCGACCAGCTACAAGCCGGTCGTGGCGATCTTTGGCATGGGCGCGCTGATGGCGCTGGCGACGAGCTGGCTGGCGTCGGGCGCGCTGCTGACGGCCATGACGGCCGAACTCTTCATCGCGATCTCAATGTGCCTGCTCGCGATCCAGAAGCTGCAGGATGTCGAGGGGTTCGCCACGATGTTTCTGGGCTACGACCTGCTCGCCAGGCGCTGGGTCCCCTACGCCTATCTCTATCCCTTCGGCGAAGGGCTTGCGGGGGGCCTCATGATCGCGCACGCGCTCGACTGGCTGTCGATTCCGATCGCGCTGTTCATCGGCGGCGTCGGGGCGGTGTCGGTATTCTACGCCGTCTATATTCAGAAGCGCGAGCTGAAATGCGCCTGTGTCGGCGGCGGCTCCAACGTGCCGCTCGGCTTCGTGTCGCTGACCGAAAATGTGATGATGTTCGCGATGGGACTGTGGGTGCTTCTGACCTGA
- a CDS encoding metal-sensitive transcriptional regulator, with protein MNDRRRATVNRLKRIEGQVRGLAQMVEDDRYCIDILHQIQAVKSALGKVESAVLKDHAAHCVADAIRSGDPGDQETKFGELVELFEKVKR; from the coding sequence ATGAACGACAGGCGCAGGGCGACGGTGAATCGCCTGAAACGGATCGAAGGACAGGTTCGCGGGTTGGCGCAGATGGTGGAGGACGATCGCTATTGCATCGACATTCTCCACCAGATCCAGGCGGTGAAGTCCGCGCTCGGCAAGGTGGAGAGCGCGGTGCTGAAGGATCACGCCGCCCACTGCGTCGCCGATGCGATCCGTTCCGGCGATCCGGGCGACCAGGAAACGAAGTTCGGCGAACTCGTCGAGCTGTTCGAAAAGGTGAAGCGATGA
- a CDS encoding ferritin-like domain-containing protein, protein MALFGKDIKTLDDAFVHTLQTIYYAEKQITEALGKMIDKASNTSLRQGFETHLEETRGQIERLERVFEMHGADAEESKCPAIDGIIKAGDSMASESDDAQVRDACLAASAQLVEHYEIAKYGTLVAWAQQLGRQDCARVLEETLAEEKATDEKLNKLAKGELNKQAETAQA, encoded by the coding sequence ATGGCACTTTTCGGCAAAGATATCAAAACGCTGGACGATGCGTTCGTCCACACGCTGCAGACCATCTATTACGCGGAAAAGCAGATTACCGAGGCGCTCGGCAAGATGATCGACAAGGCCAGCAACACCAGCCTTCGGCAGGGCTTCGAAACGCACCTGGAAGAAACACGCGGTCAGATCGAAAGACTGGAGCGCGTGTTCGAGATGCACGGCGCCGATGCCGAGGAAAGCAAGTGTCCGGCGATCGACGGCATCATCAAGGCCGGCGATTCCATGGCGAGCGAAAGCGACGACGCGCAGGTGCGCGACGCCTGCCTCGCCGCTTCGGCCCAGTTGGTCGAACATTATGAGATCGCCAAATACGGCACGCTTGTCGCCTGGGCGCAGCAACTGGGCAGACAGGATTGCGCGCGCGTTCTCGAAGAAACGCTGGCCGAGGAAAAGGCAACGGACGAGAAGCTCAACAAACTCGCCAAGGGCGAACTCAACAAGCAGGCCGAGACGGCCCAGGCATAG
- a CDS encoding cation:proton antiporter — MPIALDWLLLLTSGTVLVLSLLSGLIVNRLWISEVTLCLLFGAALAASSTYWMHGILSASGQLSNLELVARLTLGVAVMGVALRLPFEFFRTRWRDLAVVLGLALPLMWLTSALIAYVCLGLAILPALLVGATVAPTDPVVAQSIVSGKIAEHNVPGRVRRLIAGESAANDALGIMIVMLPLLLMQHEPKAALADWLVDVLVRDVAMSIIVGAVLGGFTGVLFVRAKTRDYSEDRSMLVTGVALAFTSIATLQLLGGDGIVGSFVAGLVFNRRISGLETRQHHLSAALSRFFDLPVFILIGLYLPWREWMKLGWSGLIFAAAILVFRRLPWILLLGGFTRSLRHHEERIFTGWFGPIGVAAAFYALQAEAEGGMEWLWPITSLAIFASVLVHGTTATPLARRLGSRLARHRDGE, encoded by the coding sequence ATGCCGATCGCGCTCGACTGGCTGCTGCTGCTCACCAGCGGCACGGTATTGGTTCTCAGCCTTCTGTCGGGCCTGATCGTCAACCGACTGTGGATATCGGAAGTCACGCTGTGCCTGCTGTTCGGCGCCGCGCTGGCGGCAAGCTCCACCTATTGGATGCACGGAATCCTGTCGGCCTCCGGGCAGCTTTCGAATCTCGAACTTGTCGCCCGCCTGACGCTCGGCGTCGCGGTGATGGGGGTGGCGCTGCGCCTCCCGTTCGAATTCTTCCGGACCCGCTGGCGAGATCTGGCCGTCGTCCTCGGGCTCGCGCTTCCTCTCATGTGGTTGACGAGTGCGTTGATAGCCTATGTCTGCCTCGGCCTCGCGATATTGCCTGCGTTGCTGGTGGGCGCGACCGTCGCGCCTACGGACCCGGTCGTGGCGCAGTCGATCGTGTCGGGAAAGATAGCCGAACACAACGTTCCCGGCCGGGTGAGAAGGTTGATTGCGGGCGAAAGCGCGGCAAACGACGCGCTCGGAATCATGATCGTCATGCTGCCGCTGCTCCTGATGCAGCACGAACCGAAAGCGGCGCTTGCGGACTGGCTGGTCGACGTCCTTGTGCGCGATGTCGCCATGTCGATCATCGTGGGCGCCGTTCTCGGCGGGTTCACCGGCGTGCTGTTCGTCAGAGCCAAGACGCGCGATTATTCCGAGGACCGGTCGATGCTGGTCACCGGGGTTGCGCTGGCTTTCACCTCTATCGCCACGCTCCAACTGCTGGGGGGCGACGGAATCGTCGGGTCGTTCGTCGCCGGCCTCGTCTTCAACCGCCGGATTTCCGGCCTGGAAACGCGACAGCATCACCTCAGCGCGGCGTTGAGCCGCTTTTTCGATCTGCCGGTCTTCATTCTCATCGGATTGTACCTTCCCTGGCGAGAATGGATGAAACTCGGCTGGTCCGGACTGATCTTTGCCGCAGCGATCCTGGTTTTCCGCCGTCTTCCCTGGATTCTCCTGCTCGGCGGCTTCACCCGTTCGCTCCGCCACCATGAAGAACGCATCTTCACGGGCTGGTTCGGCCCGATCGGGGTGGCGGCGGCGTTCTACGCGCTCCAGGCCGAAGCCGAGGGCGGGATGGAATGGCTGTGGCCGATCACCAGCCTGGCGATCTTCGCATCCGTGCTGGTTCACGGCACCACGGCGACCCCGCTGGCCCGTCGGCTCGGGTCCCGCCTGGCCCGCCACCGCGACGGCGAATAG
- a CDS encoding NAD-dependent epimerase/dehydratase family protein, whose translation MKKHNGETALVAGGAGFIGSHLCRALLQQGYRVVCLDNLLTSRRSNLLALEAERDFTFVEGDVLDPLPQELCDRAGDITRIYNLACAASPPLYQADPEHTMLTNVVGTDKLLRFAEQTGARFLLTSTSEVYGDPERHPQVEDYRGYVSCTGPRACYDEGKRAAEAMTLDFARVGRADVRVARIFNTYGPNMNPDDGRVVSNLVCQALLRLPLTLYGDGRQTRSFCYVADMVQALMLLMESEAAGPDPINLGNPEELTITELVAAIEAIMPHPLEIIYKPLPVDDPTRRQPDISRARAVLGWHPETALSEGLAKTVAWFQRELGRNVPAKETRRVARVAAV comes from the coding sequence GTGAAGAAGCACAATGGAGAAACTGCTCTCGTCGCCGGCGGTGCCGGCTTTATCGGATCGCATCTGTGCCGCGCCCTGCTGCAGCAGGGCTATCGCGTCGTCTGTCTCGATAACCTGCTGACCTCGCGCCGGTCGAACCTGCTCGCGCTGGAAGCGGAACGGGACTTCACCTTCGTCGAGGGAGACGTGCTGGACCCGCTTCCGCAAGAGCTGTGTGACCGGGCGGGCGACATCACCCGCATCTATAACCTCGCCTGTGCGGCTTCACCGCCGCTGTACCAGGCCGATCCCGAACACACGATGCTGACCAATGTGGTGGGCACCGACAAGCTGTTGCGGTTCGCCGAGCAAACGGGCGCGCGCTTCCTGCTGACGTCCACCAGCGAGGTCTATGGCGACCCGGAGCGTCACCCCCAGGTCGAGGACTATCGCGGCTATGTGAGCTGTACGGGACCACGCGCCTGCTATGACGAAGGCAAGCGCGCGGCGGAGGCGATGACGCTGGACTTCGCGCGGGTTGGCAGGGCGGACGTCCGGGTGGCGCGCATCTTCAACACCTATGGACCGAACATGAACCCCGATGACGGGCGTGTGGTGTCGAACCTGGTCTGCCAGGCGCTGCTGCGACTGCCGCTTACGCTGTACGGCGACGGTCGGCAGACGCGCAGCTTCTGTTATGTGGCCGATATGGTGCAGGCGCTCATGCTGCTGATGGAAAGCGAGGCGGCCGGGCCGGATCCGATCAATCTCGGCAATCCGGAGGAACTTACGATCACCGAGCTGGTCGCCGCGATCGAGGCCATCATGCCGCACCCGCTCGAGATCATCTATAAGCCGCTGCCGGTCGACGATCCGACACGCCGACAGCCGGACATCTCTCGCGCCCGCGCGGTGCTGGGCTGGCATCCGGAAACGGCATTGAGCGAGGGACTCGCGAAGACGGTCGCCTGGTTCCAGCGCGAACTCGGGCGGAACGTGCCGGCGAAGGAGACGCGGCGGGTTGCGCGGGTCGCGGCGGTATAG
- a CDS encoding CgeB family protein has protein sequence MNIVVLGLSLSSSWGNGHATTYRALLAAMAARGHDILFLERDRPWYADNRDLKVPDFCRLRYYNEVADLAEWREEIAGADAVIVGSYVPDGIAVGRFVQETARGATAFYDIDTPVTLAALERGTCDYVSRDLIAGYDCYLSFTGGPTLQRIEQEFGSPSARALFCSVDTDRYRPLDVPKRWDLSYLGTYSDDRQPGLERLLIEVARRCPDRRFAVAGSQYPDSIDWPRNVERVDHLPPAEHAAFYSASRFTLNLTRADMIEAGWSPSVRLFEAGACGTAILSDRWPGIGVLFEPNHEVVLVDDTKDVLAALELDTSSRGGALRDRIVRDHSAARRAEQLEDILNGLRGAENRAPAMVAS, from the coding sequence ATGAATATCGTGGTTCTGGGGCTCAGCCTCTCGTCCTCCTGGGGCAACGGCCATGCGACGACCTATCGCGCGCTGCTGGCGGCAATGGCCGCGCGCGGGCACGATATCCTGTTCCTGGAGCGGGACCGTCCCTGGTATGCCGACAATCGTGACCTGAAGGTGCCCGATTTCTGTCGGTTGCGTTATTATAACGAGGTCGCCGATCTTGCGGAATGGCGCGAGGAGATCGCCGGCGCCGACGCCGTGATCGTCGGCTCCTACGTGCCCGACGGCATTGCGGTGGGCCGGTTCGTGCAGGAGACCGCACGCGGCGCCACCGCCTTTTACGACATCGACACGCCGGTGACGCTGGCGGCGCTGGAGCGGGGCACGTGCGACTATGTCTCGCGCGATCTGATCGCCGGCTATGATTGCTATCTTTCCTTCACCGGCGGGCCGACGCTGCAGCGGATCGAGCAGGAATTCGGCTCGCCGTCCGCGCGGGCGTTGTTCTGCTCCGTCGACACCGACCGGTATCGGCCGCTCGACGTGCCGAAGCGCTGGGACCTCAGCTATCTCGGCACGTATAGCGACGATCGCCAGCCGGGGCTGGAGCGGCTGCTGATCGAGGTGGCGCGCCGCTGTCCGGACCGGCGCTTCGCGGTCGCCGGTTCGCAATATCCCGACAGCATCGACTGGCCGCGAAATGTCGAGCGGGTCGACCATCTGCCGCCGGCCGAGCACGCCGCATTCTATTCCGCATCGCGCTTCACGCTCAACCTCACGCGCGCCGACATGATCGAGGCCGGCTGGTCTCCGTCGGTGCGGCTGTTCGAGGCGGGCGCATGCGGCACGGCAATCCTTTCCGACCGTTGGCCGGGCATCGGCGTCCTGTTCGAGCCGAACCACGAAGTCGTGCTCGTCGACGATACGAAGGACGTACTCGCCGCGCTGGAACTGGACACATCGTCGCGCGGCGGCGCGCTGCGCGACCGGATCGTGAGGGATCACAGCGCAGCCCGCCGCGCCGAACAGCTCGAGGACATTCTGAACGGTCTTCGTGGTGCCGAAAACCGCGCCCCGGCGATGGTGGCGTCCTGA
- a CDS encoding CgeB family protein, producing the protein MKIAFYGSSLLSSYWNGAATYYRGILHALAREGHAITFYEPDAFDRQQHRDIDPPDWARSVVYPATEEGLRAVLAEAGEADIVVKANGVGVFDRELLEGVIANARSDALRVYWDVDAAATLDEMEADAGHPVRHALSDLDLVLTYGGGPPVVEAYRAFGARACVPIYNAVDPATHFPADPDQAFACDLAFLGNRLPDREARVEEFFLKPASVMSDRDFLIGGSGWETKAMPGNVRHLGHVATGDHNAFNSTPLAVLNVARDSMARVGYSPATRVFEAAGAGACLITDAWKGVEQFLEPDREVLVARDGSDVAEILESLTPERARAIGAAACERVRREHSYALRGKQVDRVLREAHATAREMA; encoded by the coding sequence ATGAAGATCGCCTTTTACGGATCGAGCCTGCTGTCCTCCTACTGGAACGGCGCGGCGACCTATTATCGCGGCATCCTCCACGCGCTCGCGCGGGAAGGCCATGCCATCACCTTCTACGAACCCGACGCGTTCGACCGGCAGCAGCACCGCGACATCGACCCGCCCGACTGGGCGCGGTCCGTCGTCTATCCGGCGACCGAGGAGGGATTGCGCGCGGTGCTCGCCGAAGCGGGCGAGGCGGACATCGTCGTCAAGGCGAACGGCGTGGGCGTGTTCGACCGCGAATTGCTGGAAGGCGTGATCGCCAATGCGCGGAGCGACGCATTGCGCGTCTATTGGGATGTCGACGCCGCCGCGACGCTCGACGAGATGGAAGCCGACGCCGGGCATCCGGTGCGCCATGCCCTGTCCGATCTCGATCTGGTGCTTACCTATGGCGGCGGCCCGCCGGTGGTCGAGGCGTATCGCGCATTCGGTGCGCGCGCGTGCGTGCCCATCTACAACGCGGTCGACCCCGCCACGCACTTCCCCGCCGATCCGGACCAGGCGTTCGCGTGCGACCTCGCCTTTCTCGGCAATCGGCTGCCCGACCGCGAAGCGCGCGTCGAGGAGTTCTTCCTGAAGCCGGCATCCGTGATGTCGGACCGCGACTTCCTGATCGGCGGCAGCGGCTGGGAGACGAAGGCGATGCCGGGCAATGTCCGCCATCTCGGCCATGTCGCGACCGGCGACCACAATGCGTTCAATTCGACACCGCTGGCGGTGCTCAACGTGGCGCGCGATTCCATGGCGCGTGTCGGCTATTCGCCCGCGACGCGGGTGTTCGAGGCGGCGGGCGCCGGCGCGTGCCTGATCACCGACGCGTGGAAGGGTGTCGAACAGTTTCTCGAACCGGACCGCGAGGTGCTCGTCGCGCGCGACGGGAGCGACGTCGCGGAAATCCTCGAAAGCCTCACGCCCGAACGGGCCCGCGCCATCGGCGCCGCGGCGTGCGAACGCGTGCGCCGGGAGCACAGCTATGCGCTGCGCGGGAAGCAGGTCGACCGCGTCCTGCGCGAGGCACATGCAACAGCAAGGGAGATGGCATGA
- a CDS encoding CgeB family protein, with amino-acid sequence MKIVYFTHSLLSCWNHGNAHFLRGVLRELQARGHEVVACERDGAWSLENLLRDHGHAGLEAFRHAYPELRALIYDGMEGAAELAADADCVIVHEWNEPELVARLGRERAAGAGYRLLFHDTHHRAVSAPEEMRAFDLDGYDGVLAFGEALAEVYRGWGWGNRVWVWHEAADLRHFHPPIGAGGRNGLVWIGNWGDGERSEEIERFLLRPAAAAELTLDIHGVRYPDAAKAMLERYGARYHGWAANADTPAIFARHMATVHVPRRYYASVLPGIPTIRVFEALACGIPLVSAPWDDAEGLFRPGTDYLVAPDGDTMTAHLRALARDPALRGELARSGLDTIRKRHSCAHRALELLAVLHQLAPETAGRDAA; translated from the coding sequence ATGAAGATCGTCTATTTCACCCATTCGCTGCTTTCCTGCTGGAACCACGGCAATGCCCATTTTCTGCGCGGCGTTCTGCGCGAACTGCAGGCGCGCGGGCACGAGGTCGTCGCCTGCGAGCGGGATGGGGCATGGAGCCTGGAAAACCTGCTGCGCGACCACGGCCATGCGGGGCTCGAAGCGTTCCGCCACGCCTATCCCGAGCTGCGGGCGCTTATCTATGACGGCATGGAAGGCGCGGCGGAGCTGGCGGCCGATGCCGACTGCGTGATCGTGCACGAGTGGAACGAGCCGGAGCTTGTCGCACGCCTGGGGCGCGAACGCGCAGCCGGGGCGGGGTATCGCCTGCTGTTCCACGACACGCATCACCGCGCGGTGAGCGCGCCGGAGGAGATGCGCGCATTCGACCTGGACGGCTATGACGGCGTGCTGGCGTTCGGCGAGGCGCTGGCCGAGGTCTATCGCGGCTGGGGCTGGGGGAATCGGGTCTGGGTCTGGCACGAAGCGGCCGACCTTCGGCATTTCCATCCGCCGATCGGTGCGGGCGGGCGCAACGGGCTAGTCTGGATCGGCAACTGGGGCGATGGCGAGCGTAGCGAGGAGATCGAACGGTTTCTGCTGCGGCCGGCAGCCGCTGCGGAACTGACGCTCGACATCCACGGCGTGCGCTATCCCGACGCGGCGAAGGCGATGCTGGAACGCTACGGCGCCCGGTATCACGGCTGGGCGGCGAATGCCGACACGCCCGCGATCTTTGCGCGGCATATGGCAACCGTCCATGTGCCGCGCCGCTATTATGCGAGCGTTCTTCCCGGCATTCCGACGATCCGCGTGTTCGAGGCGCTGGCGTGCGGCATTCCGCTGGTTTCGGCCCCGTGGGACGACGCCGAAGGACTGTTTCGCCCCGGCACCGACTATCTGGTCGCGCCCGACGGCGACACGATGACCGCCCATCTGCGCGCACTCGCGCGCGACCCTGCGTTGCGGGGCGAGCTGGCGCGGAGCGGACTCGACACGATCCGCAAGCGGCATAGCTGCGCGCACCGCGCGCTCGAACTGCTGGCGGTTCTGCACCAGCTCGCACCGGAAACAGCAGGGAGGGACGCAGCATGA
- a CDS encoding glycosyltransferase family 4 protein, protein MTDLRSFHILITADAVGGVWQYSLELARAVSRRGGSATLAILGPAPDDDQRAEAERIARLTVRETDLPLDWMCTSAEPVERAGRVIGALAREVGADLVQVNSPALYAERWFSVPAICAAHGCVATWWDAYERKPLPSGMTWHRHLMRRGLSEAELMVAPSHSFARRLQEAYELPRMPSVVHNGRDFPERGANLAAHDFALVAGRLWDQAKNVRLLDRVAGRLSFPFRAAGADCGPQGERIRVRNLHRLGRLSGAELGRQLARRPAFVSAACFEPFGLAVLEAAAAGCPLVLSDIDTFRELWDGAALFVGLDDERGFVEAIEQAVCDTAARARLGMAARERAQRYTSAAMGERMTRLYAQTVERRAAA, encoded by the coding sequence ATGACGGATTTGCGCTCGTTCCATATCCTGATCACGGCCGACGCCGTGGGCGGGGTCTGGCAATATTCGCTCGAACTGGCGCGCGCCGTCTCGCGGCGGGGCGGTTCGGCGACCTTGGCGATACTGGGTCCGGCGCCGGACGACGATCAGCGCGCCGAGGCGGAGCGTATTGCACGCCTCACGGTGAGGGAGACCGACCTTCCGCTCGACTGGATGTGCACCTCGGCCGAACCCGTCGAGCGGGCCGGCAGGGTCATCGGCGCTCTGGCGCGCGAGGTCGGCGCCGATCTCGTCCAGGTGAACAGTCCCGCGCTCTATGCCGAAAGGTGGTTCTCCGTGCCGGCGATCTGCGCGGCGCATGGCTGCGTCGCAACCTGGTGGGACGCGTATGAAAGGAAGCCGTTGCCGTCCGGCATGACCTGGCATCGCCATCTCATGCGGCGCGGCCTGAGCGAGGCCGAGCTGATGGTGGCGCCGTCGCACAGTTTCGCCCGCAGGTTGCAAGAGGCCTACGAACTTCCGCGCATGCCGAGTGTGGTGCATAATGGCCGCGATTTTCCCGAACGCGGCGCGAATCTCGCAGCGCATGACTTTGCGCTGGTCGCCGGACGGCTCTGGGATCAGGCGAAAAACGTAAGGCTGCTGGACCGCGTGGCGGGGCGGCTGTCCTTCCCCTTTCGCGCCGCCGGCGCCGATTGCGGGCCGCAGGGCGAGCGTATCCGGGTGCGCAACCTTCACCGCCTGGGCCGGCTCTCGGGCGCCGAACTCGGCCGGCAACTGGCGCGGCGTCCGGCTTTCGTCTCGGCTGCGTGTTTCGAACCGTTCGGTCTTGCCGTGCTCGAAGCGGCGGCTGCGGGGTGTCCGCTCGTCCTGTCCGACATCGATACCTTTCGCGAGCTGTGGGACGGTGCCGCGCTGTTCGTCGGGCTCGACGACGAGCGGGGTTTCGTCGAGGCGATCGAGCAGGCCGTGTGCGACACGGCGGCGCGGGCGCGCCTCGGCATGGCGGCCCGCGAGCGCGCGCAGCGCTACACCAGCGCCGCCATGGGCGAACGGATGACCCGGCTCTATGCACAAACGGTCGAGCGGAGGGCGGCGGCATGA